One segment of Chiloscyllium plagiosum isolate BGI_BamShark_2017 chromosome 5, ASM401019v2, whole genome shotgun sequence DNA contains the following:
- the eef1db gene encoding eukaryotic translation elongation factor 1 delta b (guanine nucleotide exchange protein) isoform X2, translated as MFPNASHCPLALQVWLEKPLYDDAERLYHEKLHGGPALVKEGCPQPKGQRPAAPSLASAHRNGSHCLLSPVNEDSLAAAHHLVHEDSELVWFNKPMYDAAELRYHLAQMQRAADQPQKLEPLQVPLVERAAPAPPCLRLHDKNMAVNFLAEENIWFDKYKYDDAETQYYIKLNCPVSDKVQNSPAKQIQSTWEASDNPKETIQDNVDPTSSHSAVQCSDIEMCARVISLEKENQSLHQVVEDLRLAMSKLEARVSTLEKSLVRTQPAICPQAQHNKPSTTKPEVKKNEDDDDDQDDIDLFGSSDDDEKAEKDRVREERLRQYAEKKSKKPAVIAKSSILLDVKPWDDETDMVKLEECVRTIQMDGLVWGASKLVPVGYGIKKLQIQCVVEDDKVGTDLLEEEITKFEDYVQSVDIAAFNKI; from the exons ATGTTCCCAAATGCCAGCCACTGCCCATTGGCACTCCAGGTTTGGCTGGAAAAGCCGCTGTACGATGATGCTGAGCGACTCTACCATGAGAAGCTGCATGGTGGCCCAGCCCTGGTCAAAGAAGGCTGTCCCCAACCAAAGGGCCAGAGACCTGCTGCCCCCAGCCTTGCTTCTGCCCATCGCAATGGCTCTCACTGCTTGCTGTCCCCAGTAAATGAGGATTCTCTGGCTGCTGCTCATCACCTTGTTCATGAGGACAGTGAGCTGGTGTGGTTTAATAAACCCATGTATGATGCCGCCGAGTTACGTTATCATCTGGCTCAAATGCAGAGAGCTGCTGACCAGCCTCAGAAACTAGAACCATTGCAGGTGCCACTAGTGGAGAGAGCTGCTCCTGCACCACCTTGCCTGAGGCTCCACGATAA GAACATGGCAGTTAACTTCCTTGCAGAGGAAAATATCTGGTTCGATAAATACAAGTATGATGATGCCGAGACGCAATACTACATTAAACTGAACTGCCCAGTCTCCGACAAAGTACAGAATTCACCAGCCAAGCAG ATCCAATCCACTTGGGAGGCCAGTGATAATCCCAAAGAAACAATCCAGGATAACGTCGATCCAACTTCAAGCCAC AGTGCTGTGCAATGTTCAGATATCGAGATGTGTGCCCGGGTCATCAGCCTAGAGAAGGAGAATCAGAGCTTGCACCAGG TGGTGGAAGACCTGCGGTTGGCAATGTCAAAGTTGGAAGCCCGTGTGTCCACGTTGGAGAAATCTTTGGTCAGGACACAGCCTGCAATCTGCCCACAAGCCCAACACAACAAG CCCAGCACAACGAAGCCCGAGGTTAAGAAGAATGAAGATGACGATGATGATCAAGATGACATTGATCTCTTCGGAAGCAGTGATGATGATGAGAAGGCAGAAAAGGATAGGGTCCGTGAGGAACGCTTACGTCAGTACGCAGAGAAGAAATCTAAGAAACCTGCCGTCATCGCCAAGTCCTCCATCCTCCTGGATGTGAAACCA TGGGACGACGAGACAGACATGGTGAAGCTGGAGGAGTGTGTGCGGACTATCCAGATGGATGGCTTGGTGTGGGGAGCCTCCAAACTCGTCCCTGTCGGGTATGGCATCAAGAAGCTCCAGATCCAGTGTGTGGTGGAGGACGACAAGGTTGGCACAGATCTGCTGGAGGAAGAAATCACCAAGTTTGAGGATTAC
- the eef1db gene encoding eukaryotic translation elongation factor 1 delta b (guanine nucleotide exchange protein) isoform X5: MRIRKHPYLLETIWMDKYKFDEAERLFHEGQQAFAASAVVQAAQGAELAPSTWVVATEDSRQEQEAGMTQRRKQSQRAWPEEVERSHQLEMTGLPMIPGPELVKDTITTTKTIGRDAKPSRETRPLVAWHQLVHGVWLNKSTFDEAERLFILRSRVCDIPRSLPIPTSGVTTTPKLWATPDEGYISATPATPITPGFPTGRDPSSLVNGMFPNASHCPLALQVWLEKPLYDDAERLYHEKLHGGPALVKEGCPQPKGQRPAAPSLASAHRNGSHCLLSPVNEDSLAAAHHLVHEDSELVWFNKPMYDAAELRYHLAQMQRAADQPQKLEPLQVPLVERAAPAPPCLRLHDKNMAVNFLAEENIWFDKYKYDDAETQYYIKLNCPVSDKVQNSPAKQENGASNILRDIARARENIQKSLAGIQSTWEASDNPKETIQDNVDPTSSHGSPGFSFCCTHLVRL, translated from the exons ATGAGGATCAGGAAGCATCCCTACCTGCTGGAGACGATATGGATGGACAAGTACAAGTTCGATGAGGCAGAGAGACTGTTCCATGAGGGCCAGCAGGCCTTTGCTGCCTCTGCTGTGGTACAGGCTGCCCAGGGCGCTGAGTTGGCACCATCTACCTGGGTTGTGGCCACGGAAGATAGTCGGCAGGAACAAGAGGCGGGAATGACGCAACGGAGGAAGCAATCACAACGTGCCTGGCCAGAAGAGGTGGAGCGTTCACACCAGCTGGAGATGACCGGGCTTCCTATGATTCCTGGTCCAGAGCTAGTGAAGGACACAATAACCACAACCAAAACAATTGGCAGGGATGCCAAACCCAGCCGTGAGACACGCCCCCTAGTTGCCTGGCATCAACTGGTGCACGGTGTCTGGCTCAACAAGAGCACTTTCGACGAGGCCGAGCGTCTGTTCATCCTACGGTCACGAGTCTGTGACATCCCACGctccctccccatcccaaccTCTGGGGTCACTACTACCCCAAAGTTGTGGGCAACTCCAGATGAAGGCTACATCAGCGCTACCCCTGCCACCCCCATCACTCCCGGTTTCCCCACCGGACGAGACCCCAGTTCTCTGGTCAATGGCATGTTCCCAAATGCCAGCCACTGCCCATTGGCACTCCAGGTTTGGCTGGAAAAGCCGCTGTACGATGATGCTGAGCGACTCTACCATGAGAAGCTGCATGGTGGCCCAGCCCTGGTCAAAGAAGGCTGTCCCCAACCAAAGGGCCAGAGACCTGCTGCCCCCAGCCTTGCTTCTGCCCATCGCAATGGCTCTCACTGCTTGCTGTCCCCAGTAAATGAGGATTCTCTGGCTGCTGCTCATCACCTTGTTCATGAGGACAGTGAGCTGGTGTGGTTTAATAAACCCATGTATGATGCCGCCGAGTTACGTTATCATCTGGCTCAAATGCAGAGAGCTGCTGACCAGCCTCAGAAACTAGAACCATTGCAGGTGCCACTAGTGGAGAGAGCTGCTCCTGCACCACCTTGCCTGAGGCTCCACGATAA GAACATGGCAGTTAACTTCCTTGCAGAGGAAAATATCTGGTTCGATAAATACAAGTATGATGATGCCGAGACGCAATACTACATTAAACTGAACTGCCCAGTCTCCGACAAAGTACAGAATTCACCAGCCAAGCAG GAGAATGGAGCGAGTAACATCCTTCGAGACATTGCCAGAGCCAGGGAGAATATCCAGAAGTCACTGGCCGGA ATCCAATCCACTTGGGAGGCCAGTGATAATCCCAAAGAAACAATCCAGGATAACGTCGATCCAACTTCAAGCCAC GGGAGTCCTGGTTTCTCTTTCTGTTGCACCCATTTGGTAAGACTCTGA
- the eef1db gene encoding eukaryotic translation elongation factor 1 delta b (guanine nucleotide exchange protein) isoform X4, whose product MFPNASHCPLALQVWLEKPLYDDAERLYHEKLHGGPALVKEGCPQPKGQRPAAPSLASAHRNGSHCLLSPVNEDSLAAAHHLVHEDSELVWFNKPMYDAAELRYHLAQMQRAADQPQKLEPLQVPLVERAAPAPPCLRLHDKNMAVNFLAEENIWFDKYKYDDAETQYYIKLNCPVSDKVQNSPAKQSAVQCSDIEMCARVISLEKENQSLHQVVEDLRLAMSKLEARVSTLEKSLVRTQPAICPQAQHNKPSTTKPEVKKNEDDDDDQDDIDLFGSSDDDEKAEKDRVREERLRQYAEKKSKKPAVIAKSSILLDVKPWDDETDMVKLEECVRTIQMDGLVWGASKLVPVGYGIKKLQIQCVVEDDKVGTDLLEEEITKFEDYVQSVDIAAFNKI is encoded by the exons ATGTTCCCAAATGCCAGCCACTGCCCATTGGCACTCCAGGTTTGGCTGGAAAAGCCGCTGTACGATGATGCTGAGCGACTCTACCATGAGAAGCTGCATGGTGGCCCAGCCCTGGTCAAAGAAGGCTGTCCCCAACCAAAGGGCCAGAGACCTGCTGCCCCCAGCCTTGCTTCTGCCCATCGCAATGGCTCTCACTGCTTGCTGTCCCCAGTAAATGAGGATTCTCTGGCTGCTGCTCATCACCTTGTTCATGAGGACAGTGAGCTGGTGTGGTTTAATAAACCCATGTATGATGCCGCCGAGTTACGTTATCATCTGGCTCAAATGCAGAGAGCTGCTGACCAGCCTCAGAAACTAGAACCATTGCAGGTGCCACTAGTGGAGAGAGCTGCTCCTGCACCACCTTGCCTGAGGCTCCACGATAA GAACATGGCAGTTAACTTCCTTGCAGAGGAAAATATCTGGTTCGATAAATACAAGTATGATGATGCCGAGACGCAATACTACATTAAACTGAACTGCCCAGTCTCCGACAAAGTACAGAATTCACCAGCCAAGCAG AGTGCTGTGCAATGTTCAGATATCGAGATGTGTGCCCGGGTCATCAGCCTAGAGAAGGAGAATCAGAGCTTGCACCAGG TGGTGGAAGACCTGCGGTTGGCAATGTCAAAGTTGGAAGCCCGTGTGTCCACGTTGGAGAAATCTTTGGTCAGGACACAGCCTGCAATCTGCCCACAAGCCCAACACAACAAG CCCAGCACAACGAAGCCCGAGGTTAAGAAGAATGAAGATGACGATGATGATCAAGATGACATTGATCTCTTCGGAAGCAGTGATGATGATGAGAAGGCAGAAAAGGATAGGGTCCGTGAGGAACGCTTACGTCAGTACGCAGAGAAGAAATCTAAGAAACCTGCCGTCATCGCCAAGTCCTCCATCCTCCTGGATGTGAAACCA TGGGACGACGAGACAGACATGGTGAAGCTGGAGGAGTGTGTGCGGACTATCCAGATGGATGGCTTGGTGTGGGGAGCCTCCAAACTCGTCCCTGTCGGGTATGGCATCAAGAAGCTCCAGATCCAGTGTGTGGTGGAGGACGACAAGGTTGGCACAGATCTGCTGGAGGAAGAAATCACCAAGTTTGAGGATTAC
- the eef1db gene encoding eukaryotic translation elongation factor 1 delta b (guanine nucleotide exchange protein) isoform X3, translated as MYDAAELRYHLAQMQRAADQPQKLEPLQVPLVERAAPAPPCLRLHDKNMAVNFLAEENIWFDKYKYDDAETQYYIKLNCPVSDKVQNSPAKQENGASNILRDIARARENIQKSLAGSAVQCSDIEMCARVISLEKENQSLHQVVEDLRLAMSKLEARVSTLEKSLVRTQPAICPQAQHNKPSTTKPEVKKNEDDDDDQDDIDLFGSSDDDEKAEKDRVREERLRQYAEKKSKKPAVIAKSSILLDVKPWDDETDMVKLEECVRTIQMDGLVWGASKLVPVGYGIKKLQIQCVVEDDKVGTDLLEEEITKFEDYVQSVDIAAFNKI; from the exons ATGTATGATGCCGCCGAGTTACGTTATCATCTGGCTCAAATGCAGAGAGCTGCTGACCAGCCTCAGAAACTAGAACCATTGCAGGTGCCACTAGTGGAGAGAGCTGCTCCTGCACCACCTTGCCTGAGGCTCCACGATAA GAACATGGCAGTTAACTTCCTTGCAGAGGAAAATATCTGGTTCGATAAATACAAGTATGATGATGCCGAGACGCAATACTACATTAAACTGAACTGCCCAGTCTCCGACAAAGTACAGAATTCACCAGCCAAGCAG GAGAATGGAGCGAGTAACATCCTTCGAGACATTGCCAGAGCCAGGGAGAATATCCAGAAGTCACTGGCCGGA AGTGCTGTGCAATGTTCAGATATCGAGATGTGTGCCCGGGTCATCAGCCTAGAGAAGGAGAATCAGAGCTTGCACCAGG TGGTGGAAGACCTGCGGTTGGCAATGTCAAAGTTGGAAGCCCGTGTGTCCACGTTGGAGAAATCTTTGGTCAGGACACAGCCTGCAATCTGCCCACAAGCCCAACACAACAAG CCCAGCACAACGAAGCCCGAGGTTAAGAAGAATGAAGATGACGATGATGATCAAGATGACATTGATCTCTTCGGAAGCAGTGATGATGATGAGAAGGCAGAAAAGGATAGGGTCCGTGAGGAACGCTTACGTCAGTACGCAGAGAAGAAATCTAAGAAACCTGCCGTCATCGCCAAGTCCTCCATCCTCCTGGATGTGAAACCA TGGGACGACGAGACAGACATGGTGAAGCTGGAGGAGTGTGTGCGGACTATCCAGATGGATGGCTTGGTGTGGGGAGCCTCCAAACTCGTCCCTGTCGGGTATGGCATCAAGAAGCTCCAGATCCAGTGTGTGGTGGAGGACGACAAGGTTGGCACAGATCTGCTGGAGGAAGAAATCACCAAGTTTGAGGATTAC
- the eef1db gene encoding eukaryotic translation elongation factor 1 delta b (guanine nucleotide exchange protein) isoform X6: MAVNFLAEENIWFDKYKYDDAETQYYIKLNCPVSDKVQNSPAKQENGASNILRDIARARENIQKSLAGIQSTWEASDNPKETIQDNVDPTSSHSAVQCSDIEMCARVISLEKENQSLHQVVEDLRLAMSKLEARVSTLEKSLVRTQPAICPQAQHNKPSTTKPEVKKNEDDDDDQDDIDLFGSSDDDEKAEKDRVREERLRQYAEKKSKKPAVIAKSSILLDVKPWDDETDMVKLEECVRTIQMDGLVWGASKLVPVGYGIKKLQIQCVVEDDKVGTDLLEEEITKFEDYVQSVDIAAFNKI; this comes from the exons ATGGCAGTTAACTTCCTTGCAGAGGAAAATATCTGGTTCGATAAATACAAGTATGATGATGCCGAGACGCAATACTACATTAAACTGAACTGCCCAGTCTCCGACAAAGTACAGAATTCACCAGCCAAGCAG GAGAATGGAGCGAGTAACATCCTTCGAGACATTGCCAGAGCCAGGGAGAATATCCAGAAGTCACTGGCCGGA ATCCAATCCACTTGGGAGGCCAGTGATAATCCCAAAGAAACAATCCAGGATAACGTCGATCCAACTTCAAGCCAC AGTGCTGTGCAATGTTCAGATATCGAGATGTGTGCCCGGGTCATCAGCCTAGAGAAGGAGAATCAGAGCTTGCACCAGG TGGTGGAAGACCTGCGGTTGGCAATGTCAAAGTTGGAAGCCCGTGTGTCCACGTTGGAGAAATCTTTGGTCAGGACACAGCCTGCAATCTGCCCACAAGCCCAACACAACAAG CCCAGCACAACGAAGCCCGAGGTTAAGAAGAATGAAGATGACGATGATGATCAAGATGACATTGATCTCTTCGGAAGCAGTGATGATGATGAGAAGGCAGAAAAGGATAGGGTCCGTGAGGAACGCTTACGTCAGTACGCAGAGAAGAAATCTAAGAAACCTGCCGTCATCGCCAAGTCCTCCATCCTCCTGGATGTGAAACCA TGGGACGACGAGACAGACATGGTGAAGCTGGAGGAGTGTGTGCGGACTATCCAGATGGATGGCTTGGTGTGGGGAGCCTCCAAACTCGTCCCTGTCGGGTATGGCATCAAGAAGCTCCAGATCCAGTGTGTGGTGGAGGACGACAAGGTTGGCACAGATCTGCTGGAGGAAGAAATCACCAAGTTTGAGGATTAC
- the eef1db gene encoding eukaryotic translation elongation factor 1 delta b (guanine nucleotide exchange protein) isoform X1, with the protein MFPNASHCPLALQVWLEKPLYDDAERLYHEKLHGGPALVKEGCPQPKGQRPAAPSLASAHRNGSHCLLSPVNEDSLAAAHHLVHEDSELVWFNKPMYDAAELRYHLAQMQRAADQPQKLEPLQVPLVERAAPAPPCLRLHDKNMAVNFLAEENIWFDKYKYDDAETQYYIKLNCPVSDKVQNSPAKQENGASNILRDIARARENIQKSLAGIQSTWEASDNPKETIQDNVDPTSSHSAVQCSDIEMCARVISLEKENQSLHQVVEDLRLAMSKLEARVSTLEKSLVRTQPAICPQAQHNKPSTTKPEVKKNEDDDDDQDDIDLFGSSDDDEKAEKDRVREERLRQYAEKKSKKPAVIAKSSILLDVKPWDDETDMVKLEECVRTIQMDGLVWGASKLVPVGYGIKKLQIQCVVEDDKVGTDLLEEEITKFEDYVQSVDIAAFNKI; encoded by the exons ATGTTCCCAAATGCCAGCCACTGCCCATTGGCACTCCAGGTTTGGCTGGAAAAGCCGCTGTACGATGATGCTGAGCGACTCTACCATGAGAAGCTGCATGGTGGCCCAGCCCTGGTCAAAGAAGGCTGTCCCCAACCAAAGGGCCAGAGACCTGCTGCCCCCAGCCTTGCTTCTGCCCATCGCAATGGCTCTCACTGCTTGCTGTCCCCAGTAAATGAGGATTCTCTGGCTGCTGCTCATCACCTTGTTCATGAGGACAGTGAGCTGGTGTGGTTTAATAAACCCATGTATGATGCCGCCGAGTTACGTTATCATCTGGCTCAAATGCAGAGAGCTGCTGACCAGCCTCAGAAACTAGAACCATTGCAGGTGCCACTAGTGGAGAGAGCTGCTCCTGCACCACCTTGCCTGAGGCTCCACGATAA GAACATGGCAGTTAACTTCCTTGCAGAGGAAAATATCTGGTTCGATAAATACAAGTATGATGATGCCGAGACGCAATACTACATTAAACTGAACTGCCCAGTCTCCGACAAAGTACAGAATTCACCAGCCAAGCAG GAGAATGGAGCGAGTAACATCCTTCGAGACATTGCCAGAGCCAGGGAGAATATCCAGAAGTCACTGGCCGGA ATCCAATCCACTTGGGAGGCCAGTGATAATCCCAAAGAAACAATCCAGGATAACGTCGATCCAACTTCAAGCCAC AGTGCTGTGCAATGTTCAGATATCGAGATGTGTGCCCGGGTCATCAGCCTAGAGAAGGAGAATCAGAGCTTGCACCAGG TGGTGGAAGACCTGCGGTTGGCAATGTCAAAGTTGGAAGCCCGTGTGTCCACGTTGGAGAAATCTTTGGTCAGGACACAGCCTGCAATCTGCCCACAAGCCCAACACAACAAG CCCAGCACAACGAAGCCCGAGGTTAAGAAGAATGAAGATGACGATGATGATCAAGATGACATTGATCTCTTCGGAAGCAGTGATGATGATGAGAAGGCAGAAAAGGATAGGGTCCGTGAGGAACGCTTACGTCAGTACGCAGAGAAGAAATCTAAGAAACCTGCCGTCATCGCCAAGTCCTCCATCCTCCTGGATGTGAAACCA TGGGACGACGAGACAGACATGGTGAAGCTGGAGGAGTGTGTGCGGACTATCCAGATGGATGGCTTGGTGTGGGGAGCCTCCAAACTCGTCCCTGTCGGGTATGGCATCAAGAAGCTCCAGATCCAGTGTGTGGTGGAGGACGACAAGGTTGGCACAGATCTGCTGGAGGAAGAAATCACCAAGTTTGAGGATTAC